A window of Phycisphaerae bacterium genomic DNA:
CGCATTTCTGGAAACGCTACCTGGCGATCGCGATCCTCCAAGCCGACTGACGCCGCTGAGAGAACACGGGCCCAACAGAAGGCCGCGAAGGAAACGGAGAAGGCAGCGGTTGCGGACATCACGCCCGGCTGTTTCCTGGCGGATACTGTGAAGAGCGGTCTACCAGGTGTACCGGATGCGGTAGGTGACGGTGGCCTTCCCGTCGGCTTCAACGGGGACTTGGAACTTGATCGTCCGGGAGTCGAGTTTGGTGTAATCGTGCGACGACTCGAGCATCTCCCAGTCGCTCCAGCGGTAGAGTTTTTCGATCACGGTGACCTCGATCGGCTCCTGCTTGTGGTTCTTCAGGACGATCTCGAAAGCCTCCTCGATCACCGTCGCCGCCGGCCGCTGGAAGTCGGTCTGCGTGCGCGAACCGGTCACGTCGAACGCATCGCCGACGTAGACCAGGATGCGCTCGTCGACGGCGGTGCCGGGAATCACGTCCTCGCCGACAAATTCAAGGCTCTGGTCAACGTCGCGTTTAAACACGCGGACCTTGCCGCCGGGCAGGGCCACGCCGAGGTTGTCGTCAGCGGTGTTGCGGATCGCCAGCAAAACGTTGACCTTGGTGTTCTCCTCGCGACCGAAGCCAGGCTCCTCATAGACCCGGCCGGGAACGAATCGCACCCGCCCACCGTCGTAGAGGTACGTCTTGCGGACGGGCACGTTCTGAGCGGTGATGAGCGTGATCTGCTTGACCTGGTTGTCGAGCACCGTGGTCGGCCGGTCGAGGCGGTAGAGGCGATAATCGCCGAACACCTCAGCCGTCTCGTCGCCGCGCTGCCCGGTGGGCTTGATCTCCTCGACGGCCCGCAGGTACTCGATGCCCTGCAGGAACGTGGCCGGCTGATCGGTCCGGCCGATCCCGGCGATCAGCTTCACGTCGGCCTGCTCGTACGTCTTGCCCGATTCGTTCTTGATCGTGACCAGGCCGGTCAGATCGATCCGTGTCTCGTCCTCGTTCAGCACGACGTTGTAGTCGGCATTCCAGCCGATCTGGCGGGCAATGTAGCTGAGCTGGATAGCCTGCGGCCCGGCGGCCGGCGAATAGAGCTGCCAGACCAGCGTCGGCTTGATCACCAGGTTCTCGGGCAGCTTGTCGAGTCGGACGGACTGGACCGTCTTGAGCGTGAGGATCTTCAGGCCGCCATTCGATTTCAGGACGATCCGGTCGTTCTCAGCGACCAGCAGCGTGCCTTCGATCATTTCGCCCTGGTTGGTGATGACCCGGACCTCGTGGCCGACGTATTTTTGCATCAGCCTGGCCGCTCCGACCAGGTCGAACTCGAAGTTCTGTTCGACCACCTTGAACTCCGGATTGTCGGGCGCGACGACCCGCACGCTCGGCGGCTCCAACGTGGCCGGCAGGTCGGTCAGCCGCAGCTCGCTGACCCCTTCGGTCAACTCGACCGTCCGGCGGTCCTTGACCAGGGCGAAATCGTCTTGGTAGATCGACAGGGAGTTCTGCGGCTGGGCGAGAGCGAGACTGGAAAGCAGCAGCAGGCTGGTTGTTACGCGGATCATGGTTCGGCTCCTTTGGCGTTGGGGCGCGTCGGTCTGATGGTGGTCAATAGCGTTCATAGAGCGCCGTGTATGTGATCTTGCGTTCGGCGTTGGCGTCGAGTTCGAACTCGAAGAGGATGGTCTGGAAGCCCTTCTTGGTCCAGTCCATCGACGCCTCCTGGATCTTCCAGTTCATCCGGCCGTGCAGTTGCTCCAGTACGCGGACGGCGACCGGGCTGTCCTTATGGTTGCGGATCGCGACCTCGTAGCTCTCGGTGTGGGCAAGCCGGCTGATGCGGTTCTGGTCGGTCATTCTCCGCGAGCCGAGCACGTCAAAGCTCCGCCCGACGGTCAGCGACAGCTCCTCGTCCTTGGGTGTGTGATCGACCGTGTCGTCGCCGACGAAATGCTCATCGCCAAGGCGGTCGCGCTGGTAGAGCCGCACGTTGCCGGCTGGGATGGGCAGGCCCAGTTGGTTCTCCTGCGTATTGGGCACAGTCAAGACGATGGCCAGTGGCGTCATTTCGCCTCCCTCGCTGGGAGGATAGGGCATGTAGCGCCCGCGACTCGGACGGTTGTTTTGGGCGAACTCGTAGGCGACCGAGTAGCCGACGTCGTGGGCGCTGAACAGCTCGATCTGTTTACTCTGGTTCTCGCGGATGGTCGTCGGCCGGCCCAACTCATAGAGATGATACTCCGCGAACTGACGCTCCTCGAATCCCGGCGGCGGAGCAGGGGCTTCCATTGCGCCCGCCATTCTTTCCATTATCAAGGGGGCCTCCTCCTCAGCCTTGACCTTGTGCACGTCGCCGGCCACCAGCTTGAGATTGGCCTCCGGATACGCCGCCCCGCTGGTGTTGGTCAGGGTCACCCAGGCGGTGATGTCCAGCCGCCGCTCGTCCGGCCGGACCAAAACGTTGTAGTCGGCCTGCCAGTTCAGGCCCGCCGTCTGGTACGCGACCTCGACCGGAACCGTCCCGTCCTGTTCGCGGGAGACCCGCCAGACCAACGCCGGTTCGAGCATCAGACCCTCCGGCAGCCGCGGCAGCCGGATCGCCTGGTACTCGTCTTCAAGGTAGAGGATCTGGATGCCGTCGTCGCCGGCGAGGGTAAGCCGGCCGTCATCGAACGCCAGCAGCGTTCCGGCGTACAGCTTGCCGCCCTCGGTCACGACTTCCACCGGCTGATCGAGCATCTTGCCGAGCAGCTTCCCCACGCTGACCAGGTCGTAGTTGAAGTTCTGCTCCAGAACCTCGCAGCCGGCCTGCGGCGGGCAGAAGAACAACACCGATGTCGGATCGATCTTCGCCGCCACGTCCTTGAGCGTCACCGCGCTGACGCCGACGGGGATCTCGAACGTGTGCGTCGCCCGCACCACGCCAAAGTCCTGGTTGTACACGGTCACCGCCGGCGCGGTGGTCGGCGCCGCGTTCTGCCCAACAACCATCAGCGAAAATCCGCAAACCACAGCGGCAATCATGGCGAGCTCCTTGGAATCGGTTGCCTCGTCTACCCATTGGACGCGGTCGGGCGGAAAACGTTCCCCTAATTCGCCAGCCGATGATAACCCGCAGGCCAGTCTCTGACAAGCCGAAACTGATGGACGTCGATGTGGCTCCGCCGCCCCCGGCGGAGTCTTCCTCTGCCATTGCCAGCGGTGACGGCCCACTGCAGGCAACGGACCCCCATCCTCCGTCCACCCATAACCCGCAGGCCAGTCTCTGGCAAGCCGAAACTGACGGACGTCGATGTGGCTCCGCCGCCCCCGGCGGAGTCTTCCTCTTCCGCGGCCAGCGGTGGCGACCCACTGAGGGCAACGAACCCCCATCATCCGTCCACCCATTCACGCCACAGCCAAGGATACTCATCCTCGGACTGCACGAGCCCCTTGCGAACGGGGTTGGCGCAGATGTAATTGACCTTCTCGCGAATGCTCTCATCGGTCCGCAGGATATGATCGAACGACTCGCGTTGCCACACGGGTCCGCGACGGCCGAGCACGCGATTGACGGTGTGAGCGGAGGTTCCCTTGATCCCATTCATGATCTGGGCCAGCCCGAAAGGATTGCCTTTGCCGTCGCTTCCCGGGGTGAACACCGGGTGTACGTGGTTTGGCATGACAACCGCCCCGTGCATCCACACCTTGGCTGGGTGATCGTGAACACAATGGCCCAGGACCAACCCGCGAACGGACTCCGGCAAGGCCCATCCCCTGTGGGTGCAGAAGGTCACGAACAGCGTCTTTCCCTCGGCCTGGAGATGAGGTAAGTTGCGGAAGTAGCGGCTTGCGGCGGGCTTGGCCAAATGATGGCTCAGATCATCCGACGACATGGAATGCCCACTGTCTCTCTGTCGAAATCAGCTCCGCCACTCTCGGCGGCGCCCGGTTCATGCATCTGCAGTATAGCGGCCTTTCGCAACTGCCGCAAGAGTGTCTTCGTGACGACGCGGGCGAAGCGGGGGAAGAAGACTCCGCCGAGGGCGGCGGAGCTACATTTAACCGTCGGCGGGCAGTTGCCGCGTCGTGCGGTCGATCAGCGGCGGCTCGGGCATCTCGCGCTTGGCGCTGACGCCCAACCCGTTGAGCTTGCGGGCCGTCGGCTGAATGCGCGTCTGGAACGTGCCGACGGCTTTGTTGTAGGCATCCAGTGAACCGTCGAGGTTCTTGCCCAGCGCCGCCAGATGCTCGGTGAAGACGAGGACGCGCTCATAGAGCTCGGCGCACACCTCGCGGATTTCCTCGGCGCTGCGGGTGAGCTTTTCCTGCCGCCACCCGAACGCGACGGCGCGGAGCAAAGCGATCAACGTCGTCGGTGAGGCCAGGATGATCCGATTCTGCATCGCCTGATCCACCAGGTCGCGATCCGCCGCCAGCGCGGCTGAGAAGAAACTCTCGCCCGGCAGAAACAGCACGACGAACTCCGGACTTTCCGAGCCGAACTGCTCCCAGTAGGATTTGGCACCAAGCTGGCGGGCATGACCCCTGACCGCCTGGGCGTACCGCGAGAACGCCGCCTTGCGCAGCCCGTCGTCGGACGCCTCGACCGCGTTAAGGTAGTCGTCGCACGGCACCTTGGCGTCGACCACGATCCGCCGGCTGCCCGGCAACTGCACGACCATGTCCGGCCGCAGCCGCCCGGTCTCGCCGTCGGTCGAAACCTGGGTGTGGAAATCGCAGTACTCGCACATGCCGGCGATCTCGACCGCCCGCTGCAGCGTGAACTCGCCCCATCGCCCGCGGGCCTGCGGGTTGCGAAGGGCCATCGTAAGCTGGCTGGTGCGGTCCTGCAGGGCGGTCTGCGTCTCGGTGAGGCTCTGAAGATGCTTTCGAAGGCTGCCGTACGACTCGGTGCGGGCCTGTTCGAGCTGGCGAAGCTGCTCCTCGTAGCGCTTCAGCGTGTCCTGCATCGGCTTGATGAGGGCCTCAAGCTCGTTCTTCTGCTTGCCCAGATCGCCCTTGGTCTGGTTGAGGATGCCGGTGAGCTTCTCCTGTGCCAGCTCCAGGAAGCTGGTGCTGGTGGACTTTAGCGCGTCGCCGGCCAGCGCCTTGAACGTCTCTTGAAGCGTCTCGCGGGCCTTCTCGAACGTCTGCTTCTGCTCAGCGATCGACTTTTCCCGCTCCTCGACGGTCTGCGTGAGCCTGGCGATCTCGGCCCGGCGGTCGGAAAGCTGCCCGTTGAGCTGCTCGATCTTCGATTCGCTTTCGTGGATGTCCTGGCGAAGGGTCCCAAGCTCCTGCTCGGTGCGAACCCGCTGCCCTTCCAGTTCGCCGATGGCCCGCGAGGTCTTCCGCTCTGCCGCGAGCCGCCCAACCAGCACGCCCGTCGCCGCCCCGATCGCCAACGCCACCGCTGATACCAGCAGATACGCCATCCGTCCACCCTCTCCGTTCATCCGTGAGAAACCACCAGCCGGAAGGAACCATCATACACATGTTAGGCGTCGCCGGCAAGGACCTTGCCGGTTCCTCACGCTACGCCGGCGGGCTCAGGCTTGACGCGACACAGCCGATCGGCTCTACTGGAACAGGGACAAACGATCATCACCGCCATCCGACCGGGGGAGACGTTCGAATGAGCAGGAAAACCAAGCGCCGGATCCTGTTCTGGGGTTCCATCATCGTATCGGTTGCGGGTCTGATCCTGGTCTGGGCCGTGCTGGTCGAACCGCGCCTGATCGACCAGCGGCGCTACACCGTGCGGGTGCCGAACCTGCCGACGGCGTGGGAAGGGCGGACGGTGGCGTTCATCACTGATCTGCAACTCGGCATGTGGCTGGACAACGAAAGCGCGGTTCGCGAGGTCTTGGCCCGGATCGCAGCCGAGCGGCCGGCCCTGCTGCTGATCGGCGGCGACTTCATATACCATCCGACCGAGGACGACACGCCGACCAAGGCCCTGGAGGAGTACAAGGAGGAGGAGGCCGAGCACCGGGCCGAGGTGGACGAGTCGATCGGAAGGGTGACGAGCCTGCTCAAGCCGATCGTCAACGCCAGGATCCCGGTCTACGCGGTCCTCGGCAACCACGACTACGCGATGGAGAACCAACAGTCGCTGAAGCTGGAGTGGGTGGCCGAGCGGCTCGAAACGGCCCTGGAGGAGATCGGCATCAAGGTCCTGAGAAACGAGTGGACGGCGATCGGCTCGCCCGCCGGCGCCGCCACACAGGAAGCAAAACCGCTCTACCTGGTGGGTATTGGCCCGCACTATCCCGGCGAGGCCAACGTGCACAAGGCGTTGGCCAGCCTGCCGTCCGACGCCGCCCGCATCGTCATCATGCACAACCCGCAGACCTTCGCCGACATCCCAGCCGGACAGGCTCCGCTCGCCCTGGCCGGCCACACCCACGGCGGCCAGATCCGCGTCCCGTGGCTCAAGAGCTGGTCATGGCTCGCCATCGTCCAAGCCCATGAAGTCCACGCCGACGGCTGGATCAACGACTTCGGCCATCAGGGCAACCGCCTCTACGTCAACCGAGGCATCGGCTTCAGCATAGCCCCCATCCGCCTCAACTGCCGTCCGGAACTGACCCACCTGACGTTGAGCGGGGAGTGATAACGAGTCTGCAATTGATATCTGACGCACCGGAGAGACGTGGTTCCGAAAGCTATGGAGGCATCAGAGAAGCGAGGCGTGAAGCCCAGTCCGATGTCAGCTAGAATCCGTGCAAAGAAAGGTTCTGTCAAGCAATTCCAGCCTCTCCTATGCAAGACCGCGCCGCAACTTCGCTACAACAGCATCCTCATTTCTGAGAGAAGTCTGCCAAAACCGGTAGACTTTCCAGCCACGCAGTCTTAGAAGTCGGCCGATGCGCTTGTCTCGGCGTTGGTTACCGCGAATCTTCTTCTCCCAATAAGAGAGATTTGATTTCGGCAGTCTGAACTTGCGGGGGTTCCCGTGCCAGAAATCCCCGTCGATGAAGACGACAAGCCTGTGAACCGGAAACACGAAATCTGGTCGACCGGGGAGCCTCATTCCGCGCCGCCAACCGACAATCTTGTGCTTCCTCATGATCGAGATGAAGCGAAGCTCAGTCGCAGCATTTCCGCGACTTCGAATCTTGGACATGATTTCCGAACGTTCTTGGCGGCTAAACACATCCGTCATTCAGCAGCTTCCTTCGAGTCCCTGACTTCTGTCTCTAGAATGTACTCCAGTTCTTCGTTAAGGAAGTCCAGAAGCTCAGCTTCGTTGAGCAAATCAAGCACACATACGCCGCCATGCAAATTCAGGCGCTTGGCAAGCTGCCTAATGCGGCTTCTGTTCTTGTCGCCACCCGCTAGAAGTATATCGCTCTTATGGAGCAGGAACTGAAGGAAGGCCTTGACTGTATTACTTGCGCGCCCCATCCCTCTCTCCAATATCTGTTGAGTGATATCAAGAGTAGAGAGCAGAACTCTGGTCAATTCGTACGGATCTTCCCGATCTGGATCAAAGGAAAGCTGCGCAGTCCACCAGAGACGCGCAATTCCATTTCGGAGCAGAGCTCTGCTTTGGCTTTGTGCAACGAAATACCGGGATTCAACGAAACGCACCGCTCTGCTGCGATTTGACATGTGTTGTTCAACTGGCCATCGAGCGCGCATATAGGACCAGCAGTCGATGTGAGTGAGTCTCGTCCACAGTCGAGGATCTCGCGCCTGAAGAGGAGTCAAGTGCCGTAAGGCTCTGTGAAAGGAAATTGCATTCTCCAAATCTCGCAGATTTCTGCCCTCCGGCAGGCAGAGAGAAGGAAACGCAACGACGTTAACTCCTGTTTCTAAACCATAACTGCTTTTCTTCGCTACGTCCGGTATCCATATCTCATCACGGCGATACTTGTCCAGACTCATACCGATGGAGCTATGGAGGGCATTAACAAGGGTACTTTTGAAGATGGCCAGCGGCCCCATGAATCTCTCCTTAAGATGCTTCTTCGATGAGTGTGCGAGACGATGAAAGCGCCCGCTTCAGGGGTAGCTCCAGAAGACTCTGCGCTAGGAATAACGGCTCCAATTCGAGGCTAAGCCCGTGATCCTCGATACGGCGATGAAGGGCACGCATCCACCGCCAATCATAGTCGTCAGCGCCGTTGGCTTCCTTAAGCACGTGTATTGCTTCCGCCAGAACAGGTAACACAATGGTTGTTGTCAGAGGAC
This region includes:
- the rmuC gene encoding DNA recombination protein RmuC — its product is MAYLLVSAVALAIGAATGVLVGRLAAERKTSRAIGELEGQRVRTEQELGTLRQDIHESESKIEQLNGQLSDRRAEIARLTQTVEEREKSIAEQKQTFEKARETLQETFKALAGDALKSTSTSFLELAQEKLTGILNQTKGDLGKQKNELEALIKPMQDTLKRYEEQLRQLEQARTESYGSLRKHLQSLTETQTALQDRTSQLTMALRNPQARGRWGEFTLQRAVEIAGMCEYCDFHTQVSTDGETGRLRPDMVVQLPGSRRIVVDAKVPCDDYLNAVEASDDGLRKAAFSRYAQAVRGHARQLGAKSYWEQFGSESPEFVVLFLPGESFFSAALAADRDLVDQAMQNRIILASPTTLIALLRAVAFGWRQEKLTRSAEEIREVCAELYERVLVFTEHLAALGKNLDGSLDAYNKAVGTFQTRIQPTARKLNGLGVSAKREMPEPPLIDRTTRQLPADG
- a CDS encoding DUF4139 domain-containing protein, translating into MIRVTTSLLLLSSLALAQPQNSLSIYQDDFALVKDRRTVELTEGVSELRLTDLPATLEPPSVRVVAPDNPEFKVVEQNFEFDLVGAARLMQKYVGHEVRVITNQGEMIEGTLLVAENDRIVLKSNGGLKILTLKTVQSVRLDKLPENLVIKPTLVWQLYSPAAGPQAIQLSYIARQIGWNADYNVVLNEDETRIDLTGLVTIKNESGKTYEQADVKLIAGIGRTDQPATFLQGIEYLRAVEEIKPTGQRGDETAEVFGDYRLYRLDRPTTVLDNQVKQITLITAQNVPVRKTYLYDGGRVRFVPGRVYEEPGFGREENTKVNVLLAIRNTADDNLGVALPGGKVRVFKRDVDQSLEFVGEDVIPGTAVDERILVYVGDAFDVTGSRTQTDFQRPAATVIEEAFEIVLKNHKQEPIEVTVIEKLYRWSDWEMLESSHDYTKLDSRTIKFQVPVEADGKATVTYRIRYTW
- a CDS encoding very short patch repair endonuclease — encoded protein: MTDVFSRQERSEIMSKIRSRGNAATELRFISIMRKHKIVGWRRGMRLPGRPDFVFPVHRLVVFIDGDFWHGNPRKFRLPKSNLSYWEKKIRGNQRRDKRIGRLLRLRGWKVYRFWQTSLRNEDAVVAKLRRGLA
- a CDS encoding metallophosphoesterase, whose amino-acid sequence is MSRKTKRRILFWGSIIVSVAGLILVWAVLVEPRLIDQRRYTVRVPNLPTAWEGRTVAFITDLQLGMWLDNESAVREVLARIAAERPALLLIGGDFIYHPTEDDTPTKALEEYKEEEAEHRAEVDESIGRVTSLLKPIVNARIPVYAVLGNHDYAMENQQSLKLEWVAERLETALEEIGIKVLRNEWTAIGSPAGAATQEAKPLYLVGIGPHYPGEANVHKALASLPSDAARIVIMHNPQTFADIPAGQAPLALAGHTHGGQIRVPWLKSWSWLAIVQAHEVHADGWINDFGHQGNRLYVNRGIGFSIAPIRLNCRPELTHLTLSGE